One stretch of Candidatus Krumholzibacteriia bacterium DNA includes these proteins:
- a CDS encoding acyl carrier protein yields MREAVRGTIAAVLVQPLESVTDDAALMRDLGAESIDMLDLVFRLEEVLGRKIPTGRWEAYLRSHLVGLDPTAAITTDFVVAFVEEEKRRP; encoded by the coding sequence TTGAGGGAAGCAGTTCGGGGCACCATCGCCGCCGTGCTGGTGCAGCCCCTGGAAAGCGTGACAGACGATGCGGCGCTCATGCGGGACCTGGGCGCCGAGTCCATCGACATGCTCGATCTCGTCTTCCGGCTGGAGGAGGTGCTGGGGAGGAAGATCCCCACAGGGCGCTGGGAAGCATACCTTCGCTCCCATTTGGTCGGACTGGATCCCACCGCGGCGATCACGACGGACTTCGTCGTCGCCTTCGTCGAGGAAGAGAAGCGGCGTCCATGA
- a CDS encoding beta-ketoacyl-[acyl-carrier-protein] synthase family protein, with protein sequence MSESVVVTGVGVVTPLGVGLEAFTDSLRHGRSGVRRIDTFDCRHLETQIAASVPAASFDPAAFVRPPKLVKLMNRAAQFAVAAARMACDDAGLGPDAVDPLRLGVSLGAGGMGLLDGDLLESQALAVLAAAAEGGGDRFDVAAFTRSYRERTNPLTGLRALPNLAAAHVAIQHGARGPNSTVATACTAGTQAIGDAVRLLRDGQVDVMLAGGADATINPMGILGFGMLGTLSRRNEEPEAASRPFERSRDGFVLGEGAAVLVLERESLARARGARIRAEVLGYAATCDAYRITDERPDAAGAAAAVRGCLQDAGIGPAEVDYVNAHGTSTPMNDRIETAVMKEVFGARAAQVPISSTKSMLGHLLAAAGAVEMAACVLCLEAGFLPPTINLVEPDPECDLDYVPHRARVARFDTALSNSFGFGGQNACLLIRRYPGN encoded by the coding sequence ATGAGTGAAAGCGTGGTCGTCACTGGAGTGGGCGTCGTCACCCCCCTCGGCGTGGGGCTCGAAGCCTTCACCGACTCGCTCCGGCACGGCCGCTCCGGCGTCCGCCGGATCGACACCTTCGACTGTCGCCACCTGGAGACGCAGATCGCCGCCAGCGTCCCCGCGGCGTCCTTCGATCCGGCCGCCTTCGTGCGTCCTCCCAAGCTTGTGAAGCTCATGAATCGAGCCGCGCAGTTCGCCGTCGCCGCGGCGCGCATGGCCTGCGACGACGCCGGCCTCGGGCCAGACGCCGTCGACCCACTGCGCCTCGGCGTCTCGCTCGGCGCCGGCGGCATGGGTCTCCTGGACGGGGACTTGCTCGAGAGCCAGGCGCTCGCCGTGCTCGCCGCCGCCGCCGAAGGAGGTGGCGATCGCTTCGACGTGGCCGCCTTCACGCGCAGCTATCGCGAGCGCACCAACCCGCTCACCGGGCTTCGCGCCCTGCCGAATCTCGCCGCTGCGCACGTGGCGATACAACACGGAGCCAGAGGCCCGAACAGCACCGTGGCGACGGCGTGCACGGCGGGGACGCAAGCCATTGGCGACGCCGTCCGCCTGCTCCGCGACGGCCAGGTGGACGTGATGCTCGCCGGCGGCGCCGACGCGACGATCAACCCCATGGGAATCCTGGGGTTCGGGATGCTGGGCACGCTGTCGCGGCGGAACGAGGAACCAGAAGCGGCGTCGCGTCCCTTCGAGCGTTCCCGCGATGGCTTCGTCCTCGGCGAAGGCGCTGCCGTCCTAGTCCTGGAGCGCGAGTCCTTGGCCCGGGCGCGGGGCGCGCGCATCCGCGCCGAGGTCCTCGGCTACGCCGCCACCTGCGACGCCTACCGCATCACCGACGAACGCCCCGATGCGGCCGGCGCCGCCGCCGCCGTGCGCGGCTGTTTGCAGGATGCCGGGATCGGCCCCGCCGAAGTGGACTACGTCAACGCCCACGGCACGAGCACGCCGATGAACGATCGGATCGAGACCGCCGTGATGAAGGAGGTGTTCGGCGCCCGGGCGGCACAGGTGCCGATCAGCTCGACGAAATCCATGCTGGGGCACCTGCTGGCCGCGGCGGGCGCGGTGGAGATGGCCGCCTGCGTGCTCTGCCTCGAGGCCGGTTTCCTGCCGCCCACGATCAATCTGGTCGAGCCCGATCCGGAATGCGATCTCGACTACGTGCCGCATCGCGCCCGCGTGGCGCGTTTCGACACGGCGCTCAGCAACTCCTTTGGATTCGGAGGGCAGAACGCGTGCCTCCTCATCCGCCGCTACCCGGGGAATTGA